Part of the Citrus sinensis cultivar Valencia sweet orange chromosome 2, DVS_A1.0, whole genome shotgun sequence genome, gtcattaattaaatgaaaagattaaagaaaatcaagccACGCCAATTCTGGATGATTAAGATTATCACGATCATAATCTCAGGCTAATGTCTCCTTGCATGCTATCACCAGGACACGCCATATGTGTTAGGTAACGAATCAGAATTCTTTGTTAAGCCAAATTATGGATTGTTAATAGAGATTTTATGCTTAATTTAAAAGTGTTGCTTATGCATAGATTACCCAAAGAAGTTGCATACGTGTTATTGTTGACCAGCTGATATATATCTACATACAGAAGAAATTTGGtggatttaattaaaaatatgcttATTATATATGATCTAAAGATATAACGTTGTTAATTTTAGTTCTGACCTGTTCGATTGCGCCAACAAACGTTGAATATTGAATATTGAGGGTGTGTTTTGTTTATCATGCCTCGGCCGCGGGGGGGGGTGGGCATTTGTTTAACTATGATCACATATTATTAATGCTATTGGATATCGTGTCGCAGTGCCATTCTTTCCAATAGAAGCTTACCTTGCACATACTTTAATGAGTTTACTACTAATTAATCAACTCTTGTTATTATTAGAGTTTTTGTTAATTACTACGCAGTCTATATTGGTGTGCAATTATATGTACTTTTGTAAAGAAGATCAGAAACACCTGATATTTTACGAGAAAGAAGTCGAGAACTTTCACCAGATCAGGTGGGGGAGGTTGGGGTTCTAAAATCCTGGACACGCGGGGAACGCTGGATGGTGGGTGTTCTTGGAGTGATGATCAAACGATGAATCCAGATTCACGAGAAGCAAAGCGTGCCTCAAGCTAATTGATCGAAGACGAAAGTTGACTTTGCCAATTATCCGGCCAGGTGCCCAATCGATATCAAGACAGCTCGTGGCGTGCTCTCGTTAAGTGCCTTTCGTAATAAGGTAAAGAAATGTACAAATGTTTGGCTGATTGTACGGCTAtcccgtttaaaataaaatatcttatttaacAGTGATTTTTTTCCAGTCAAATCATGCAGAAGTTCAATTCATCTCAAGACCAAGGGTGCTTTCTTTGGGAAATAATGCAAAATATAAACTGTCATTTGCAAGAATATGCATGGGCCAGATTTGAGCATGACGACCAATTGGgcttctaattattattaaggcTTTGTTGGAGGTATAATTCCTTTTCAGTTCCCCTAGAACTCCCCAAAcactttgaaaaaataaaaatattctgtTGGTCTAGATGAAAGCATATTATGACTGAGAACAAAATTCCCTTTTTGTCGCTACATCCCATTCCTAAGCATAAACCAAActctttgaaaaaatgaaaaaaaaaaaaaaaaaaaaaaaaactcggTAAATGCTGTTCCAGAAAATGTAATACTCGAATCGAGAAGGTACGTATATCAAATGGTATTGGCCTTTATCcattattacaaattgaaTCAAGATGAAGATCAATCCCAATGAAATAATCGAATGGCTTCACTTTAGCTTTTATACAGAACATATTTCGTGCGATCTTGTGTCATTTTAAGAATTGTAGAATCGCCTAAAACCTAAAAcaactttcttttttggtcACTCAGACAGAACACCTAGATTGACAGCATctaccataaaaaaattgatgaacgTGAAGAGATCATCTCCACGATCTGATGATGTAAGTTGTCATTAGTCACAAGAATGCCACCTGAAGGAAATATGGCTCTCCGTTCTGCTTGATCAGCATCAAGATCAATTGGACTTCCTCTCCAGTCAGTAACCTGGTTGAAGGAAATCTTTCGGATtttaattggaaaaataaatttatgaatactATGATTACAATATAAGAGTTGAAAATCTTATTCTTTTATATGAATGAGTGCTTAATATATGTTTATGCAGATTAGAACACTTGCACTAATGTAAAAGACAAGAAATTACGGAAATATCAGAAAGGAAAACCAACATCATTTACCATAATGATCAGTCAGAAACCAAATTTTCTGTAACTACAAAAAGAAGCGTGGGTatccatttttattattttttccccgCTTCTCTGACACATTATCTATGAAGGCACGGTTACTGCATAATTAGTGCTACAGCTATAAAGAACTTGAGTTTTAATCAGTTTAATTGGTTGACATTAGTTTCTATTCTCACAGTGCAACCCAGCAGCATAAATACATTTCAGAATAAATGATGTAACTGAATCTAGTGTACAAATGAAACATCATGCAGCTTCCAAAAGAACCAATGAAACACAAACCTTTCCTCCTGCTTCATGAACACATATTATGCCAACGGCATGATCCCAAGCCTACATCATAAATAATAGCAGAAATAAGCCCAAGCTACTACAATATCTATCAATCATGCAACTAGAAAAACAACACAATACCTTtataatggtttgagctcttGCTCGAAGAATGAAAACTGATGCCCTACCCGTAGCCACCATCAAATACTTGCACAAACTGCAtagaaataatattaactgTATCATGCAGGTGTCATGAAGATGGTTAAGTAAAAACATAGACCATTAAATAATCCTGATTATTGGAGAGATTTTAAAACACAAACCGGAATCGGAAATCACCATATCCTACATAAAGCGATATCATACTTGTAGTTCCACTAACAAGTGTGCTTAAGAAATCACCATATCCTATGTAATGTAAAGCGATATCATACATATAGTTCTGCTTAAGAAATCACCATATCCTACCCTTACAGCAGCTTTTTGCAGATTGAAGCCAGTTGTCAGGTTGATGTCTCTGAAGTCATAGGCATTGCTTACGGCTTAGACAGCTTAATTATtatgaaacaaacaaaaactacGACCGAAAATCTTCTGATAGAAAAtcaagggagaaaaaaaaaagtccaaaAATTTTAGTAGTAATTTTCTCTAGCATGTGCTGGTAGGCAAAGTGCACATGGTACATGCATGTGTATCAGTGTATTTAAGGCACATTGCTTCTCTTGAAAAGCTACAATTAGTGATTGAAAGCCAGTGATCACTGCCTTTGAACACAAAATCAATTAGAAACTCAAGTAGAAGCAAATTGGTTTATTCTATTGATATGAGTAACACCAAACCTGCCACAACATGTGGGCACAAGAAGAATTTCGTCATCCCCAATATTATCTGCATCATTTTTTGCATTGAACAAAGCTGATAGAGGCAATGATTCCCATGTTTGACTGTCTGGAATACAAAAACTTGCTTTATGTACTAAACAACACCTATCAACAGAGCATCTGGTCCAATAATCAAGTGTTTTAGTATCTTGTATACTTGACAACTTCTTCGTCCATGTTCCACAGCCAACATGAGACACCATGATGATCCCTGATCCAGCTTGGTTGCTCTCATATTCCTGCATACTTGTAGTGGATGTACAGGGCTTATCTTCCAGCCAGTTAGGGCAGCCCATAACTCCTAAAACAATCTCTCCCTCAACGACAAGAGCCAAACCTACCTAAAATTATGGGGTAAGAACTTTTACAAAGAAGAAAGTcccagaataaaaatcatccAAAATTCAACTAAATTTCAATGCAATAGCAATTTAAAAGATGGATGCCATTGAGGTTGTTCCGCGGAAAACTGCTTCAGTGTGGTTTTACATTTTTACTTCCAAAAGCAGTAAATTTTGACTGGGAACATTAATCATGCCAAATCTACTATCTTAGTGCTCTGTTAAATCATGGATGCAGTCAACTGACTAGCTAATTCGAAGGAAATTTAGCAAATGCAGAACACCTTCTTCTCTTCTCTAAACAGACTTAACTCAGCATATATTTTACCACACTAAGCAATcttaaaaatacaaagaatTAAGCAAATTAGctataagaagaaaataaggCATACCACATATAAGGCCTCACTCCCTCTTAGAAACCCTCGCGTGCCATCAATTGGATCCAGTACCTGGTTTGAAATTATGGACTTGATTAAAGTtgacaaaatacaaattcaacTGCGAATGCTAATCGAAACAATCAAAGCATACTTGTAATATCAGATAACAAGCCATAAGGCCACAGTTATAGAGTAGAGTACATTCAGAAGTCCTCCCTTATAACAAATAATTGCTCTGTTTATTTACATGAACTAGAGCATGCAGAATTTATCATTGGTTTATGCCTTCATGTATCAATTGATATATAAGCCAAGAGAAAGAAGTTTATGAATCAAAGAATCCACTTCTACTAAAAAGTTTACATAGACCTACCCAGTATGTGGCTGGCTTCGTACAAAAGACAACAGCATCCTTTCCCCCTCTGTCAATTGCTTCCAGTACATCAGAATGTGTCAATGGTTCATCACCAAAGCCAGAGGTTGCGTTATCAGCTACTGCACTCGCCACAGAATCCACCAGATTATTTGAACGTAAAATGGCAGAGTCCTCTTCAGCCACCAAGGGAATAGAGGGGAATAATTTGCTTAGCTCTGTCACCAAGAGCACAAAAGTAACATAAGATAAGCTTTGGAAAAATTTGTAgaccataataataataataagaagaagaagaagaagaaggccAGAATAGAAGAACCACTATTTTAGCAAGTTCTGATAAATTTTTGCCAAAAtctgattattattattattattttatgcatGCTTGTCATCAAAGTATCTCCTTCAACTCTGAATTAATTTTGCCaagtatgaaaaattatgaaacgAAGCACATTCACATCTAGCTACTAAACTTTTGGTTGTTTCACGCTTCTACTTGAGATGTTCATAAACAAactatataaagaaaaaatgttgTAAATTACCCAAGCTGACTAGAGCCTGCACCCCAAAATCTGCGACGGTGACTGGAGTTTGGTCATTCTTGTCAAGAACCCGACCTTCACCAGAGAATAGAGATTTCTTAACCTAGCAATTGTAACGAATAAACATATAAGAAAGGCCGTACGCTACAGATTATGTtattgaaaaactaataataatctcttctattttcaacattgcctCTGGAACTAAACATTAAACAAGCACAAGAAAGATTAAGTGAAGCTAAGGCAAATTACGTCAATGCAAAGACGACAGGCTCTCTCAACGACGTCCACTGCTGCTTCCAGCTCTCTGTGATATGTCGCTTTATGTTTTGGAAATGGAAGACTCGTCGACCTGAAAATTCAGcaattaaagagagagagagagtaattTTGAAGTAAAATCGAGTGCTGAAAATGAAGGGCTAGAAGaggtttgaatttttaattggaGAGGCAAGTGAAGAGACCTGACGGTGAAGGATCGTCTGCGGAGAGGCGTAGGGGAAGAAGGATGGAGGCAAAAGAATCGAAGGGTGGAGAAATGGCAAGTGTACTGTAGGAGAACCATGGAGAATCAGGAGGTTGATGAACTGGAATTTACAGTGATGATTGTGAGGGGAGCTGTGTGGAATGTGGCATGAAATGGCGAAAGTGTGCGAAACAGTTGAGTGATAAAAAGTCCGTTGGGACTTTGGAGAGAAGACCGAAGAGCCGAAAAGTGGACTTCAAACGGTTCCTAACACTAGTTGGGCTTAACTAACTGGAACTATTTTGGGCCACCTTATACTCTGAGTACACTCCAAAtcaagagatttttttttttttaaaaaaaagtaatgccAAGATCCTTATAATTGACTCTCAATTTAAATACTTATTGGTGTGTATATTTTTTGGATTGTAGAATTAAAATCTAGAATTGAAATCATTGATGACATTTACTTTACAAAATGAAGGTAAGAATCAGAATCGAAATTGAAATCATGGTGGCCACCTAAATTTGGAAATGAAGAATGGGAAACCAATCTCCAATTCCCAAGATTCATCAATTTGCCcccacaaaattaaaaatacaaattttatcctcagtttaaaaattattataattaactaatatattattataattgattaattaatatattattataattattctaatcaatttatatattttgaatttttgatgatgatgatgatgatgatgatgatgatgatgatgattattattattattattattattattattattattattattattattaatgttagtACTAgtagttgttgttgttggtaatgataaaaaacttttaattaattaatatattattaacaataattattaataataattttttaataaataatcacaataattaaaatacaaaataataattatgacagtAGTTcattaagtactttttagtAGTTTGTTACAATCTAACTTATTCCGATTATgattccaagacaaagtaaacatattAATGGCAATGTAGTTTATTGTGATTCTAATTCCTATAgtttaagtaaataacttattctgattttcattccacattctcattctagtttATTCTCATTCCTGCTCATTTTGATTCGAGCACATTCTGATTTTCAGTTTagtaaacgcaccataaaTCTCTTATGATGTGGTATTCATTTACAAATGATAgaacacattaaatttattagccATAAAATTCACtattcaaaagataaataCCATATAATAATT contains:
- the LOC102606912 gene encoding putative PAP-specific phosphatase, mitochondrial, with protein sequence MVLLQYTCHFSTLRFFCLHPSSPTPLRRRSFTVRSTSLPFPKHKATYHRELEAAVDVVERACRLCIDVKKSLFSGEGRVLDKNDQTPVTVADFGVQALVSLELSKLFPSIPLVAEEDSAILRSNNLVDSVASAVADNATSGFGDEPLTHSDVLEAIDRGGKDAVVFCTKPATYWVLDPIDGTRGFLRGSEALYVVGLALVVEGEIVLGVMGCPNWLEDKPCTSTTSMQEYESNQAGSGIIMVSHVGCGTWTKKLSSIQDTKTLDYWTRCSVDRCCLVHKASFCIPDSQTWESLPLSALFNAKNDADNIGDDEILLVPTCCGSLCKYLMVATGRASVFILRARAQTIIKAWDHAVGIICVHEAGGKVTDWRGSPIDLDADQAERRAIFPSGGILVTNDNLHHQIVEMISSRSSIFLW